A segment of the Candidatus Pelagisphaera phototrophica genome:
AATTGGCCGGGAAGGATTAAAAGAGTGTTTCGACTTCATCGATTTAGCAGTCGAAGAGGATAAGCCTTTCTACATGTGGTATGCCGCCTTTCTCCCGCATACGCCCCACAACCCTCCGGCGAGACTTTTCGACAAATACAAAGACGACCACCCCACCACCATTGCGAAGTACTATGCGATGATCGAGTGGTGGGACGAGACCTGCGGCGACTTAGTGGGCTATTTGGAGAAGAGGGGTATCCGCGAAAACACCCTCATTGTCTACGTGGGCGATAATGGCTGGATCCAGCACCCAGAGAGGAATGGGTATGATACGCGTTCAAAGCAGACCCCTTACGAAGGTGGTATCCGTCAACCGACCCTTTACTCCTGGCCCGGCACACTTAAGCCTGAATTTCGTAATGAACTCGTAAGCAGTATTGATATTTTCCCGACTACGCTTGCGGCAGCAGGAGCAAAGCAACCTTCGATTCCTGTCCCCGGACTCAATCTCCTGGACCACATGAAATCCGGTTCGAAAATCGAGCGCAAAGCCATTTACGGGGAGAGCTTTGCCCACGACATCACCGACATCGAAAACCCTGAGGCCTCTCTTCTCTTCCGCTGGTGTATCGAAGGAAAATGGAAACTTCTTCTCACCTATGACGGTGAAGTAAACCGATACAAAACCACCCACCCTAGAGATGAGAAACGCCCGCAGCTTTTTGATTTGATAGCGGATCCTCACGAAAAGACCAACCTCGCCGGCAAGCACCCGAGAGTCGTTGCCCGCATGGCTAAAATGATCGAGGAATGGTATCCAGTCAAAGAGCGCAAGGTTCTGACTGAATATAAGTAGCTCAGTGATTCAGCCTGAGTCCAATCCCCTTCCCCAATAACTTTCAAGTTAGCGGGCGATCTCCGAGCGCCAACAATAAAAATGTAAAACAGGCTTCCAATCTGTTTTGATAATCAGTACACAGGCAAGGTGCCTGTGCTACTCTAAATGGGCACTCGGAGATCGCCCGCTACCATATTCAACTAAATCTATCCGCTTAAGTTATTTTGCATTGCATCATGAAACGCTTGGCCCCCTACCTTCTCTTTCTCGCGATCTCTCCAATCCTCCTCCACAGCGAGGTCTCCGAAAATCTAAAAGTCGAGCAGATCACGCATGGAGAGAAGCATACTTTTTTTGGGTACATTGGACACGTTCAGAATATCCCCTGGAACGGAAACGAACGGTATATCGTAGCCCTGCAATCAAACTTCCAGGACCATCTCCCCGGAAAAGGCGAGCCGGCTGATGTGGTTCTGATCGATGCTCACAACAACTACGCCATTGAAATCCTCGAGCAGACCCAAGGCTGGAATCCCCAGCAAGGGACCATGTTCTACTGGAATCCCGATGCTCCTGATTCACAGTTTTTCTTCAATGATCGAGATCGCGAAACGGGAAAGGTGTTCACAGTTCTCTACGACATCGAAAAACGAAAACGTGTTAAAGAATTTCGGTCCCGCAAACAGCCGGTGGGAAATAGTGGCGTGAAGCAAACGGGAGGGGCATTCGCTGCAATCAACTATGCCCGAATGGCCCGTTTGCGACCCGTAACGGGCTACAAGGATGCTCACGACTGGACCGTGGGCGTCAAGCACCCCAAGGACGATGGAATCTTTCTCATCGATTCAAGAACAGGCCGACAGTCACTCCTTGTCTCTTTTGAGCAGATGGCAGCGGAGATTCGAAAAACAGAACCGCATATTGACGACCTTGCGTTATTTATCAACCACACCCTTTGGAATCGTGACGGAGATCGTATCTTCTTTTTCGCCCGAGCGGGTTGGCGAAGTAGCGTCAATAAAAACAAGCACCCTCGCATCAATGCCCCTTTTGTCATCAATCCTGATGGAACCGGACTCAAGAGATTGAAACACTTCTTCGGCGGCCACCCTGAATGGGACTACGGCCATCGTATGCTCGGTGCGATGGATTCGCGTCAGATAATTTACGATGTAGACCAAGATCTAGTTGTTGGACAAATTGGCGACAACAACGCGTTTCCTGATCCTGAAGGAGACATCAGCCTATCTCCCCAGGGCGACTGGTTTGTCAACGGACACAAGGACAAGGTGCAGAAAATGAATTTCTACAATTTCTATCGACGCTCAGATGGAAGACTGATCCGCTCTCAGGGCTTTGACATCGAGAACTGGATTTCAGGCGATCTCCGTCAAGACCCTTCCCCAGCCTGGAATCGAAGTGGCACCAAAATCCTCGTGCCGGGGCTGATCGGGCAAGGTGAAAACGCCACCCGCCAACTGTTTGTAATATCGCTCCCGTAGGATCTGTAATAAAGTAGCTCAGTGCTTCAGCCTGAGCATCCTTATACCATTTGGTTCTGAGTAATCTACGGGAAGACACCGAATTTATGATCAGGCTACAAGGCAGCGATGTTAGATTCCTTGCTTCAAATACTTGCTTTCCGGAAAGTAACGTTCATCACTACATTACCCAGATGAAAAACAGAACACTCCCCATCGCGGCGCTTGCCTTCAGTCTCTCCATCTCCTGCTCCTCTCTCAGGGCCGTCGAATCCGTTGTCCAAGACATGGAGAACGCAGCCAATGCCTTTCTAGACTCACTAACGATGGAACTTAAGGCGAGAGCCACCTTTCCCATGGAAGTCGAAGGCGAACGCACGAATTGGCATTTCGTGCCCATCACTGGAGAACGCAAAGGGGTCGACCTGAAGGATCTTAATGACGCCCAGGAGGAAAAGCTTACTAATCTTCTCAACGCGAGTCTAAGCGCGATCGGTCAAACCAAAGTAAAGAAAATCCAGGAAAGTGAGTCGATTCTGTTCATTCTCGAGAAATCGGATCACAGAGATCCAGAACTCTATTACACAAGCATATTTGGAAAGCCCTCTTCGGAAGGAGCTTGGGGATGGCGCTTCGAGGGACACCACCTATCGCTCAATTTTACAGTAGTTGATGGGAAACTACTCTCCACTAATCCTAATTTTTGGGGAGCGAATCCTGCTAAAGTCCTTTCTGGTCCTCAAAAAGGGGCTCGTATCCTCAAAGAGGAAGAAGACTTAGCCCGGGACTTCCTTCTTTCGCTCAACAGTGATCAGCGCAAAAAAGCGGTGATTGCCGATAAGGCACCCAAAGATATTTACTCGAGTGACGATCCAAAAGTGTATCCACTTGGAGATGCTGGGATATCGGTCGCCGATCTAAACGCGAGACAAGTAAAAGGACTCAACCAGCTGATCGACGTCTATTTAAACAATATGCCATCCAAAGTCGCCAAGGAGCGACGAATGAAATTCGAAAAGGATGGGATGGACCGGGTTGTTTTCGCTTGGGCGGGAAGTGACGAGGTGGGTGAAGCTCATTATTACCGGATACAAGGTCCCAACTTCCTGATTGAGTACGACAATATTCAAAATAGAGCCAATCACATCCATGCCACCTGGCGCGACTTCGATGGGGACTTTGGGCGCAACATCATATGGGAACACCACAAGCACAGTCACTGATTTTCTAAATCATTTTTCGGGTTCATAATCCGTAGGGCTAGCGCTCGCGCTATGCCGCGTATTAAAGTCAATTCATTAAAAACGCGGATCGCCGTAAGCGACGCCCCTACAAAGTCTCTCACACCTCAGTTATGAACTCCCCCAATACCAACCGTCGTTCTTTTATAACTACCCTCGGAGCCATCGCGGCAACTCCTTTACTCGGACGTGACTATGGTCCAGACGCGGCACCCGTTCGCTATCCGGAGCCGGACGTCATCGCCCTTGAGCCGAGCTTTGCAAAGTATAAAATAGGCAATACCCCAATTGAAAGGCTTCACACAGGCATGTACTGGGCAGAAGGTCCCGCCTGGAGTGGCCGCGGAAACTACCTTGTCTGGAGTGACATCCCCAAAAACGTCCAGCATCGCTGGCTACAGGATGATGGTGGAGTAACGACAATTCGGAATCCCTCAAACTACAGTAATGGCAATACGTTTGATCGCGAGGGCCGCCAAATTTCATTCGAACACGGAACCCGTCGCGTCGCTCGCTACGAGCCTGACGGCACAGTCACTGTTTTAGCCGACAAGTATAATGGGAAGCCCTTCAACGCCCCTAACGACGGAGCGGTCCATCCCGATGGTAGCCTCTGGTTCACCGATCCAGGCTACGGCAGTCTTGGAAACTACGAAGGTTTCAAAGGCGAGTTGCTCCTCAAAGAAGCGGTCTATCGCCTCGATAAGTCGGGTAAGCTCGAGAAAGTGACGGACGATATTTTCAAGCCGAATGGTCTGTGCTTTTCACCCGACTACAAAAAGGTATACATTGCTGATACTGGTGCTTCGCACTACCCGGATGCTCCCAAAAACATAAAAGTTTGGGATGTCGACGGCTCGAAACTGAAGAACGGCCGCGAATTCGCTTCCATGAAAATGTTTGTCGACGGGGAGGAAGTCGCGGGCCAGGCTGACGGTGTTCGCTGCGACCGCGATGGCAACATCTGGTCCAGCGCCGGCTGGGTCGGCGAAGGATACGACGGCGTGCATATTTTTTCTCCAGAAGGTCAACGCATCGGCCAAATCAAATTGCCGGAAATTTGCAGTAACGTGTGCTTCGGCGGACCCCGCCGTAACCGTCTTTTCATGACAGCGAGCCGCGGCCTCTACGCCGTCTATACTGAAGCCCTCGGCGCCCACTGGTGTTAGCCTATCTTGATTCGCCACTCGTAGGAGCGGCTTTATGCCGCGATATTCGATGCCCTCAATATCGCGGTGTAAAACCGCTCCTACAAATTTCTTTTAGATGCGATCGTTGGTAGCGAATTCTTGTTGTCCCTGCTCCGCTCAAAGATCCAATAGGGCTTGCACTTGCACTAGCCCTAGCAAAACAATTAGAATATCCAGCTACTCAAATCTATTAAAGCGTACACCTTATTGAAGACCACGGCGATTTCGTTAATCCTGCTCTCCTTCGTATCGGGAACCCTCGCCGCCTCACCCAACTTCGTCGTCATACTCACAGACGACCAAAGCTGGGTAGGCAGTTCGCTTCAAATCAAGCCAGACGACCCACGCACGAAGAGCGACTACTTCAAGACCCCCAATATTGAACGGCTCGCTTTCATGGGTACAAGCTTCACCCAAGGTTACGCTCCCGCTCCTTATTGTTGCCCCACACGAAGAAGCATTCTTATAGGCCAGACTCCCGCCCGACACATCTATCAGAAAGACCAGAGAAACTGGACATCTAACTACCGAAAACAACTGAGCATACCTCAAATGCTTAAACAGGCAAACCAGGCCTACCGCACAGCCCACTTCGGGAAATGGGATATGCGTTTTGACGATGTGACTCCCGAAGAGATGGGATACGATGTTAGCGATGGACTCACCGGTAATGGGACCGGCGGAGGTAAAGGCAGTGGAGGACCATCAGCACAGGAGGATCCAAAGTTAATTTGGGAAATCACCGAACGAACGGGAACGTTCATGGAGGATCAGACCAGCGCAGGTCATCCCTTTTTCGTTCAGGTCTCTCACTACGCGATGCATCTCGACATCTTTTATCGAGAAGAGTCACTCAACGAAGCAAGAAATTGGAAGAAGGGGAAGAAACATTCCATGCCCGAGTTTGCTGCTATGACCTCCGATGTGGATACCGGCATCGGTCTACTTCTTGACAAGATTCATGACCTCGGGATCGAGAACGATACCTATGTATTCTTCTTGTCAGACAACGGCGGGCGAACGGGCATCCCTGGTCAGGACGATCCCGAGATTCACCGAAATGATCCCCTGCGAGACGGGAAAGGCTCCGTCTATGAGGGTGGTGTCCGCGTCCCCTTTATCCTCATCGGCCCTGACGTAGAGAATCAGGGCATCTCTCATGTGCCAGTAACCGGTCTCGACATACTACCAACTATCGCCGATTTAGTAGGCTACGCTAAGCCGCTTCCAAAGGCCCTCGATGGAGGTAGCCTGAAGAGTGTATTCATGAACGGCGGACGAGGCGAAGTAAAACGGAACAATCCTTTTTTAATTTTCCATCAGGCAGTCGCGCGAAGTGCAGAGAGCTCTCTCATTCTCGGCAACTATAAGCTCGTTAAAACCTGGGATAGAAATCGGCTAGAACTGTTCGATATTTCAAAAGACATTGGCGAAGCCAAAGATCTCTCTAAACAAATGGAGGCGAAAACAAATGAACTTCACCAGCTATTAGTCAATTTCCTTGAAGAAGTTGGAGCGGAAACTCGCAAAGTTGGTTCTAAAGCGGAAGTCTACGAAAACGCCACGCCGTATCGTCCTTAGGGTAACTATCTGAATACGACTCACCTTTTCAATCTTCACCTCGATCCGAACGAAACGCTCATCCTTGCAACGGATCCCAGATACCAGTCAATCATAAACGAACTACAACGATCTCTCGAACGCTGATGGAAACCCTAGCAACTGGCCATTTTCCGCATCCCTTTTTCCGGCAAAAGCAAAGCGAGATCGCTCGCTGCCTGAGATAGTAAAGTCTCAAAATCTATCCTCTGAAAAGGTCGGTCTGACTACCTCTAGTCGCCCGAATAGAATCGTACAATCGCGGCGGGCCTGGAGTTCCTCGCCCCATCCAACAAATTAGACCTTCTCACCACAAACAATCTGATACAGCCACTTACTGCAGCTGTAAACTAGCGGCGACCAGGCGAGGCAAGTCTAGTTTATAGCAGCGGTCGCCGCAACAGTCTCCGCCAAGGCTACGACCGTCAAGAGCGACGCCCCTACGGATCTTACTTCTTACCGATCTACTACGATCGAATCAAATGTTCGGGAAAATCCTGTATGGTCGGACACGCCACTTGCTCCATAACTTGCTGGAGCTGGCGTTTGATCATGGTAACCGTATGGGACCCACCCTTCTTGCCCAGAGCCCCCACACCGTACATAAAGGACCGTCCCATGAAAGTGAATTGGGCCCCGCTAGCGAGGGCGCAGGCGATGTCGGGACCTTCACGCATTCCGCTGTCAATCATGACCGTGATGCGGTTGCCGAATTTCTGAGCCAATTCGGGAAGCACCTCTATCGTAGACTGCCCCGCATCCAGCGAACGGCCTCCGTGATTGGAAATGATGATCCCATCTACCCCCAAATCCACTACCTTCTGGCAATCCTCGACATTGACGATGCCCTTCACTACTAGTTTCCCTTTCCAAATATCGCGAATCGCCTTGATCCGGTCTACTGTTAAACGACCGGAAAAGGTCTTATTCATGAAAAGACCCAGATGCTTCATATCGAGACCTTTGGGAATGTAGGGCTTCATGGTTTTGAATTCGGGAGATCCGGCGGCGAGCTGTGAAAACGACCAGGTCGGATGGGCCACCATTTGGCATATGTTTCGCAGGGTCATGCGGGGCGGAATGGAAAGACCGTTGCGAATTTCCAAAGGGCGATAAGCGAACGTGGGTGTATCTGCGAGAATCACGAGGACGGGACAGCCCGCTGCTTCGACTCGCTTCAGAAGCTTGTCGCGCAGTTCTTCTTCTGCCGGGTGGTACAACTGAAACCAAGCTTTACCCTCTGTGAGTTCGGAAACCGTTTCCACACTGGCCGTTCCCACCGTGCTCAAAACGAAAGGAACATTGTGTTCATTCGCAGCAGCCGCGAGGATCTCACAAGACTTGGGCCACATCAGTCCCTGCAATCCAACTGGAGAAATTCCAA
Coding sequences within it:
- a CDS encoding sulfatase family protein is translated as MKSRILASLLFLIFGFFSTATPAADKPNVVLLLSDDQAWNDYAFMGHPHVRTPHIDKLATESIVFPRGYVPTALCRPSLMTLATGHYAHRHGVTGNDPSPKYAERNSTLYNTRRAQLISYIDGFDTLPELLGEQGYLSHQSGKWWEGNYTRGGFTHGMTRGFPQPGGRHGDDGLKIGREGLKECFDFIDLAVEEDKPFYMWYAAFLPHTPHNPPARLFDKYKDDHPTTIAKYYAMIEWWDETCGDLVGYLEKRGIRENTLIVYVGDNGWIQHPERNGYDTRSKQTPYEGGIRQPTLYSWPGTLKPEFRNELVSSIDIFPTTLAAAGAKQPSIPVPGLNLLDHMKSGSKIERKAIYGESFAHDITDIENPEASLLFRWCIEGKWKLLLTYDGEVNRYKTTHPRDEKRPQLFDLIADPHEKTNLAGKHPRVVARMAKMIEEWYPVKERKVLTEYK
- a CDS encoding DUF3500 domain-containing protein, producing MKNRTLPIAALAFSLSISCSSLRAVESVVQDMENAANAFLDSLTMELKARATFPMEVEGERTNWHFVPITGERKGVDLKDLNDAQEEKLTNLLNASLSAIGQTKVKKIQESESILFILEKSDHRDPELYYTSIFGKPSSEGAWGWRFEGHHLSLNFTVVDGKLLSTNPNFWGANPAKVLSGPQKGARILKEEEDLARDFLLSLNSDQRKKAVIADKAPKDIYSSDDPKVYPLGDAGISVADLNARQVKGLNQLIDVYLNNMPSKVAKERRMKFEKDGMDRVVFAWAGSDEVGEAHYYRIQGPNFLIEYDNIQNRANHIHATWRDFDGDFGRNIIWEHHKHSH
- a CDS encoding SMP-30/gluconolactonase/LRE family protein, encoding MNSPNTNRRSFITTLGAIAATPLLGRDYGPDAAPVRYPEPDVIALEPSFAKYKIGNTPIERLHTGMYWAEGPAWSGRGNYLVWSDIPKNVQHRWLQDDGGVTTIRNPSNYSNGNTFDREGRQISFEHGTRRVARYEPDGTVTVLADKYNGKPFNAPNDGAVHPDGSLWFTDPGYGSLGNYEGFKGELLLKEAVYRLDKSGKLEKVTDDIFKPNGLCFSPDYKKVYIADTGASHYPDAPKNIKVWDVDGSKLKNGREFASMKMFVDGEEVAGQADGVRCDRDGNIWSSAGWVGEGYDGVHIFSPEGQRIGQIKLPEICSNVCFGGPRRNRLFMTASRGLYAVYTEALGAHWC
- a CDS encoding sulfatase-like hydrolase/transferase; its protein translation is MKTTAISLILLSFVSGTLAASPNFVVILTDDQSWVGSSLQIKPDDPRTKSDYFKTPNIERLAFMGTSFTQGYAPAPYCCPTRRSILIGQTPARHIYQKDQRNWTSNYRKQLSIPQMLKQANQAYRTAHFGKWDMRFDDVTPEEMGYDVSDGLTGNGTGGGKGSGGPSAQEDPKLIWEITERTGTFMEDQTSAGHPFFVQVSHYAMHLDIFYREESLNEARNWKKGKKHSMPEFAAMTSDVDTGIGLLLDKIHDLGIENDTYVFFLSDNGGRTGIPGQDDPEIHRNDPLRDGKGSVYEGGVRVPFILIGPDVENQGISHVPVTGLDILPTIADLVGYAKPLPKALDGGSLKSVFMNGGRGEVKRNNPFLIFHQAVARSAESSLILGNYKLVKTWDRNRLELFDISKDIGEAKDLSKQMEAKTNELHQLLVNFLEEVGAETRKVGSKAEVYENATPYRP
- a CDS encoding alpha-hydroxy acid oxidase; the protein is MAEPFDPSLPSIEFLRQKASRRMPGFAFDYLEGGCNSNVNVQRNTDDIRKIKLKPYYVRDYAGSKLETTLFGQTYSAPFGISPVGLQGLMWPKSCEILAAAANEHNVPFVLSTVGTASVETVSELTEGKAWFQLYHPAEEELRDKLLKRVEAAGCPVLVILADTPTFAYRPLEIRNGLSIPPRMTLRNICQMVAHPTWSFSQLAAGSPEFKTMKPYIPKGLDMKHLGLFMNKTFSGRLTVDRIKAIRDIWKGKLVVKGIVNVEDCQKVVDLGVDGIIISNHGGRSLDAGQSTIEVLPELAQKFGNRITVMIDSGMREGPDIACALASGAQFTFMGRSFMYGVGALGKKGGSHTVTMIKRQLQQVMEQVACPTIQDFPEHLIRS